The Terriglobia bacterium genome includes a window with the following:
- a CDS encoding efflux RND transporter periplasmic adaptor subunit, giving the protein MSRVCKFLALIPLLFVVLFGGCADSDAPAQGSATSGEIARPQDSAAVPVMVAEAGRQTIPIELTAIGTGKAFQTVSVESQVAGIVEEVHYRQGQFVTKGDLLVTLDKEPFLAANAQAEAALARDKAQAQLSQAELQRTQQLYKEGIVSPQQNDQSQASSAAAAATVQADEAAIRTAKIQLSYCSIYAPISGVTGEQLISPGSTVKANDVPTLVVINQIDPIYVIFSVPQQYLEAIKDSMARSRLRVSATPPGASSAETGVLTFVNNTVDTTTGTIQLMATFPNTDHHLWPGQFSNVVLNLGKQQDVLVVPSQAVQAGQQGDYVFVVKQDKTVDVRQVKVGQTVNNSTEILQGLTGGETVVTDGQVRLVPGTKVYFTKTL; this is encoded by the coding sequence ATGAGCAGAGTCTGCAAATTCCTTGCACTCATACCATTACTGTTTGTTGTGCTCTTCGGGGGATGCGCCGATAGCGACGCGCCGGCGCAAGGATCAGCAACCAGTGGAGAGATTGCGCGACCGCAGGACAGCGCCGCTGTCCCGGTGATGGTGGCTGAGGCCGGGCGGCAGACGATTCCGATCGAATTGACCGCAATCGGTACGGGCAAAGCTTTCCAGACGGTCTCCGTGGAGTCGCAGGTCGCGGGCATCGTCGAAGAAGTCCATTACCGGCAGGGCCAGTTCGTCACCAAAGGTGATTTGCTTGTAACACTGGATAAGGAACCCTTTCTCGCGGCTAATGCGCAGGCCGAGGCCGCTCTGGCAAGGGACAAGGCCCAGGCCCAGCTCAGCCAGGCGGAGCTTCAGCGCACTCAACAGCTCTATAAAGAAGGGATTGTTTCCCCACAGCAGAACGATCAATCACAGGCGAGTTCGGCGGCCGCAGCGGCCACGGTCCAAGCCGACGAGGCGGCCATTCGCACGGCCAAAATCCAACTCTCTTATTGCTCGATTTACGCTCCCATCAGCGGGGTCACCGGAGAACAGCTCATTTCGCCCGGATCAACCGTAAAGGCGAATGATGTGCCAACGCTGGTGGTGATCAATCAAATTGATCCCATTTACGTCATTTTTTCTGTTCCACAGCAGTATCTGGAAGCGATTAAAGATTCGATGGCGCGCTCCCGTTTGCGCGTTAGTGCAACGCCACCCGGCGCCTCCAGTGCTGAAACAGGTGTTCTGACGTTTGTGAACAACACGGTCGACACCACAACCGGCACCATCCAGTTGATGGCAACATTTCCCAACACGGACCACCACCTTTGGCCCGGCCAGTTTTCGAATGTCGTGCTGAATCTTGGCAAGCAGCAGGATGTGCTGGTGGTGCCCTCGCAAGCGGTCCAGGCAGGGCAGCAAGGCGATTACGTGTTTGTAGTCAAGCAGGACAAGACCGTTGATGTCCGGCAGGTGAAGGTGGGGCAAACGGTTAACAACAGCACGGAAATCCTGCAGGGCCTCACTGGGGGAGAAACCGTCGTTACGGACGGCCAGGTGCGGCTGGTTCCAGGCACCAAGGTCTATTTCACCAAGACCCTGTAG